From a single Drosophila sulfurigaster albostrigata strain 15112-1811.04 chromosome 3, ASM2355843v2, whole genome shotgun sequence genomic region:
- the LOC133845331 gene encoding protein embryonic gonad, whose translation MNQLCKVCGEPAAGFHFGAFTCEGCKSFFGRTYNNIAAIAGCKHNGDCVINKKNRTACKACRLRKCLLVGMSKSGSRYGRRSNWFKIHCLLQEQQGGSASAGNGNGSVGNANLDQLARLQQASNQARQTYQDKTNPCIKSATAATPPSSMTLQSAASAATAAASAGASSPSLPGFLQAAKYLNEQQQQQQQQRQLKLESRLSNTPSDSGASSAGDPTDDGTSVLSATTSSIRKALRPSSSTYAGSSEADLMEQQQRRHKELLDIFRSHSEPLYSSFTPFTLPPSLVGSNMPPLPIFKEQFKSDLLFPFPAASPAEEEEQPIDLSLRSRSDVVSPVANSSNSSPLSESANLPSVSSSSTTTFVRKSTPLDLTLVRSQTLTG comes from the coding sequence TCGTTTTTTGGACGCACTTACAACAATATTGCGGCAATTGCCGGTTGCAAGCACAACGGCGACTGCGTGATCAACAAAAAGAATCGCACGGCGTGCAAAGCCTGCCGACTGCGCAAGTGTCTCCTGGTGGGCATGTCCAAGAGCGGATCGCGCTATGGCCGACGCTCCAACTGGTTCAAGATCCACTGTCTGCTGCAGGAGCAGCAAGGTGGCTCAGCGAGCGcgggcaatggcaacggcagcgtTGGGAATGCGAATCTGGATCAATTGGCGCGACTGCAGCAGGCGAGCAATCAGGCGCGTCAAACGTATCAGGACAAAACGAATCCCTGCATCAAATCGGCCACAGCAGCGACGCCGCCCAGCAGCATGACGCTGCAATCGGCGGCGTCAgcggcaactgcagctgccTCAGCCGGTGCCTCGTCGCCCAGTCTGCCTGGCTTTCTGCAGGCAGCGAAATATCTGaatgagcaacagcagcaacagcagcagcaacgtcagcTGAAGCTCGAGTCCCGCCTCAGCAATACGCCCAGCGATTCGGGCGCCTCCTCGGCCGGCGATCCCACGGATGATGGCACCAGTGTGTTGAGTGCTACGACGAGCAGCATACGCAAAGCGCTGCGACCAAGCAGCTCCACGTATGCGGGCAGCTCCGAGGCTGATTTGatggagcaacagcagcggcgacACAAAGAGCTGCTCGACATCTTTCGCAGTCACTCGGAGCCGTTGTACAGCTCGTTTACGCCATTCACATTGCCACCCTCGCTGGTGGGCAGCAACATGCCACCGTTGCCCATCTTCAAGGAACAATTCAAATCGGATCTGTTGTTTCCCTTCCCCGCCGCAAGTCCAgccgaggaggaggagcaaccCATTGATTTATCGCTGCGATCGCGCTCGGATGTCGTTAGTCCGGTGGCCAATAGTTCCAATAGTAGTCCGCTCAGCGAGTCAGCCAACCTGCCATCCGTTTCGTCCTCCTCCACGACAACATTTGTGCGCAAGTCGACGCCGCTTGATCTGACGCTAGTGCGTTCCCAAACGCTGACAGGATGA
- the LOC133843882 gene encoding cyclin-H: MYPLSSQRRSWTFANEEQLRVFRVEQNTKYIEEHEAEAPSTGNLNDFFLTPEEERLLLKQYEIYLVDFCRRFEPPMPKCVIGTAFHYFKRFYLNNTPMDYHPKEILATCVFVACKVEEFNVSINQFVNNIKGDRNKATDIVLSNELLLIGQLNYYLTVHNPFRPIEGFLIDIKTRSKMINPDRLRPHIDSFIDSIFFTDACMLHTPSQIALASILHAASKEQENLDSYVTDLLFVSAPERLRGLIEAVRKIRMLVKNYEPPDREAVKAIEKKLDKCRNQNNNPDSELYKERLRRLYTDEDDMPAEDASFHIADVSSDTSAMNISQ; the protein is encoded by the exons ATGTATCCACTTAGTTCACAAAGACGTTCCTGGACATTTGCCAATGAAGAACAGCTGCGCGTATTTCGCGTCGAACAAAACACCAAGTACATAGAGGAGCACGAAGCTGAGGCTCCATCAACTGGCAATCTAAACGATTTCTTTCTGACGCCGGAAGAAGAACGCCTGTTGCTGAAGCAATATGAAATTTACTTGGTGGACTTTTGTCGACGTTTCGAGCCCCCAATGCCAAAATGTGTGATTGGCACAGCGTTCCATTATTTCAAACGCTTCTACCTCAATAATACACCAATGGACTATCATCCCAAGGAGATATT agccacatgtgtttttgttgcctgcaAAGTGGAGGAATTCAATGTGTCCATCAATCAGTTTGTTAACAACATTAAAGGCGATCGCAACAAGGCCACAGACATTGTGCTCTCCAATGAATTACTCTTAATTGGCCAATTAAACTATTATCTCACTGTGCACAATCCATTTCGACCTATCGAAGGCTTTCTTATTGATATAAAG ACACGTAGCAAAATGATAAATCCAGATCGCTTGCGTCCACATATTGATAGCTTCATTGACTCCATATTCTTTACAGACGCGTGCATGCTGCACACTCCTTCGCAGATTGCTCTTGCTTCCATTCTGCATGCTGCTAGCAAGGAGCAGGAAAATCTGGACAGTTATGTGACCGATTTACTCTTTGTCTCTGCGCCAGAGAGGCTCCGCGGTCTCATTGAAGCTGTCCGCA AAATTCGTATGCTGGTCAAGAATTATGAGCCACCGGATCGGGAGGCAGTCAAAGCAATTGAAAAGAAGTTGGACAAGTGCCGCAATCAAAACAATAATCCCGATAGTGAATT GTACAAGGAACGATTGCGTCGCTTATACACCGATGAGGATGACATGCCGGCTGAAGATGCTTCATTTCACATTGCCGATGTCAGCTCAGATACTTCAGCTATGAATATAAGTCAGTGA